The following coding sequences lie in one Fundulus heteroclitus isolate FHET01 chromosome 20, MU-UCD_Fhet_4.1, whole genome shotgun sequence genomic window:
- the LOC118567128 gene encoding conglutin beta 7-like isoform X1, whose product MSSLSSNSSGLRPVKMTRPVHRTPTEEDQESDASSQLTRGRSRNWTEEDHDSDTSSQPLNHCFQDESRPVKKMKPTKGTPREEDPESGTSSQPRKDESRRVKKMKPTKRTSREEDPESDTSSQPRKDSSRKKRKMWSKAEVHAVEQKLMHNIKTGKVPGKAQCLECIHAFPDALKGRTWDAVKYYVKNRIDTWKRRSTR is encoded by the exons ATGTCGAGTCTATCCTCTAACTCATCAG GTCTAAGACCAGTGAAAATGACTAGACCCGTTCACAGGACACCTacagaggaggaccaggagtCTGATGCTTCATCACAGCTAaccagag GTAGATCAAGGAACTGGACAGAGGAGGACCATGACTCTGATACCTCATCACAGCCATTGAATCACTGTTTTCAAGATGAGTCAAGACCTGTGAAGAAGATGAAACCCACCAAGGGGACACCTAGAGAGGAGGACCCTGAGTCTGGTACCTCATCACAGCCAAGAAAAG ACGAGTCAAGacgtgtgaagaagatgaaacCCACCAAGAGGACATCTAGAGAGGAGGACCCTGAGTCTGATACCTCATCACAGCCAAGAAAAG attcatcaagaaagaagaggaagatgtggAGCAAAGCAGAAGTCCACGCTGTGGAACAAAAGCTAATGCACAACATTAAGACTGGCAAGGTTCCTGGGAAAGCACAGTGTCTTGAATGTATCCATGCATTCCCAGATGCACTGAAAGGTAGGACCTGGGATGCTGTGAAATACTATGTGAAAAACCGCATAGACACCTGGAAGCGGCGGTCTACGAGGTAA
- the LOC118567128 gene encoding uncharacterized protein LOC118567128 isoform X2, which translates to MSSLSSNSSGLRPVKMTRPVHRTPTEEDQESDASSQLTRGRSRNWTEEDHDSDTSSQPLNHCFQDESRPVKKMKPTKGTPREEDPESGTSSQPRKDSSRKKRKMWSKAEVHAVEQKLMHNIKTGKVPGKAQCLECIHAFPDALKGRTWDAVKYYVKNRIDTWKRRSTR; encoded by the exons ATGTCGAGTCTATCCTCTAACTCATCAG GTCTAAGACCAGTGAAAATGACTAGACCCGTTCACAGGACACCTacagaggaggaccaggagtCTGATGCTTCATCACAGCTAaccagag GTAGATCAAGGAACTGGACAGAGGAGGACCATGACTCTGATACCTCATCACAGCCATTGAATCACTGTTTTCAAGATGAGTCAAGACCTGTGAAGAAGATGAAACCCACCAAGGGGACACCTAGAGAGGAGGACCCTGAGTCTGGTACCTCATCACAGCCAAGAAAAG attcatcaagaaagaagaggaagatgtggAGCAAAGCAGAAGTCCACGCTGTGGAACAAAAGCTAATGCACAACATTAAGACTGGCAAGGTTCCTGGGAAAGCACAGTGTCTTGAATGTATCCATGCATTCCCAGATGCACTGAAAGGTAGGACCTGGGATGCTGTGAAATACTATGTGAAAAACCGCATAGACACCTGGAAGCGGCGGTCTACGAGGTAA